Below is a window of Deltaproteobacteria bacterium HGW-Deltaproteobacteria-6 DNA.
AACCTCCTAAAGCCTCGCTTTTGTCTGACGTCTTAATGGATATTGCAAGCAAGCTCAGGGCGGTCATTGCCGGAACAAGCCCGCAGGCGGTTTGTCTGGAAAATATTTTCTATGGTAAAAATGTCCGCAGTTTGATCCGGCAGGCCCAGGTTCGGGGCGTGGTGATTTTTACCTGCGCCGATTGCGGTATTCCCGTTTTTGAATATTCTCCGCTGGAAATTAAAAAGGCTGTTGTCGGCTATGGCCGGGCTGAAAAACGTCAGGTGCAGATGATGGTGAAGGCTATTTTAAAACTCGATGCCCTGCCGCCCGCGGATGCCGCAGATGCCCTGGCCGCAGCCATCTGCCAGGCCAACTTTGTAAAGGAGCAGCCCATTTGATATGATCGCACTGCTATCCGGTAAAATTGCTTACAAGGGCATTTCGCATATTGTGGTGGACACACAGGGCGTCGGTTATCGTGTTTTTATACCGCTCACGACTTTTTATGAGCTTCCCGAAGCAGGCGAGGCGGTCACCCTGCATATTCATACGTCCGTTAAAGAGGATGCGATCAATCTGTTCGGTTTTTACACGCTCCAGGAGCGTGAACTTTTCCAGCTGATGATTTCCGTCAGCGGGATCGGGCCGAAAGTGGCCATGAATATTCTTTCCGGTATTTCTTCCACGGAATTGCTCGAAGCGATATCGGGCGGTAATCTGGCTAAGTTGATTACCATTCCCGGCATCGGCCGGAAAATGGCTGAACGCTTGATTCTGGAACTCAAAGAAAAAGCCGTTAAAAAGATGATGGCGGATCAGATTCCGGTTACGGATGCCCGGCAAAAGCAAAATGATATGATCCGGGAAGATGTTCTTTCCGCGCTGGTTAATTTGGGTTATAAAGCCAATGCCGCCAGAGACGCGCTCGACAAGGTCGTGCGCGATGCGGAGGGAGAGCCGGCAATGGATCAGCTTTTGAAAAAAGCATTAAACATTCTTGCCGGTTGAGGCCGGCAGGAAAAGGTAGAAACCTATGGATGCCCATCTGAAAAACCCTTTAATCGATCCGGTTTGCGCCGAAGACGAAAGCCATCTGGAGAATTCTCTACGGCCGCCCAAACTTATCGATTATGTCGGACAGGACAAGGTGAAAAGCAATCTGTCGATTTTTATTGAAGCGGCCAGAAAGCGGCGTGAGTCGCTGGATCATGTGCTTTTATACGGCCCGCCGGGTTTAGGCAAAACCACGCTGGCCTATATTATTGCCAGAGAATTGGATGTGGACATCAAGGTGACTTCCGGGCCGGTGATTGAACGTCCGGGGGATCTGGCGG
It encodes the following:
- a CDS encoding Holliday junction branch migration protein RuvA; the encoded protein is MIALLSGKIAYKGISHIVVDTQGVGYRVFIPLTTFYELPEAGEAVTLHIHTSVKEDAINLFGFYTLQERELFQLMISVSGIGPKVAMNILSGISSTELLEAISGGNLAKLITIPGIGRKMAERLILELKEKAVKKMMADQIPVTDARQKQNDMIREDVLSALVNLGYKANAARDALDKVVRDAEGEPAMDQLLKKALNILAG
- a CDS encoding crossover junction endodeoxyribonuclease RuvC, which codes for MRILGIDPGSIVTGYGVIDKSGNYLRHVIHGEIKPPKASLLSDVLMDIASKLRAVIAGTSPQAVCLENIFYGKNVRSLIRQAQVRGVVIFTCADCGIPVFEYSPLEIKKAVVGYGRAEKRQVQMMVKAILKLDALPPADAADALAAAICQANFVKEQPI